The Vicia villosa cultivar HV-30 ecotype Madison, WI unplaced genomic scaffold, Vvil1.0 ctg.001205F_1_1, whole genome shotgun sequence DNA window TATGAGAAGTTCAGGTTTTGTTTTGAACATGGCatacaagaagcaagaagcacAGGTTTTGTTTTGAACAGGGCATACAAGAAGCCAAGGTTCGTCTTTGTTTTAGTTTAGTGTCTATAGTTATAACACACTATCGATTCTGCACAATCAGTTACTTTTCCACATCTCAACCAAATACAATATCTCAGTGAACCTCACTTCTTCACTCATTTAGACTGCACTTGCTTGTAATTCATAAGTATATACAAGAGAGTAAATCTCTTCAAACACCATTTGAGGCTCAAGTGCTATGATCACCCAAAAACCAAGTGCTATGATTCACAAGCTGATACTTACTGATAATCTTCCCCTGAAACATTCTTTCAAACTGATCCAATCCAAGTGATGTTAGCCACTTGTTCAACCCACCAGCTCTTTGTCACAGTATGAATCTCTGTTTGGCCAGCCAAGTGTGTGTCGTTTCGGGCAGTGTGTGTCGTTTCGGCTGTCtattatttgctgttttttgtgCATATGTGgctataattttaaaatacttgTTTTTTAACAACATTTCCATTTACTCAACTATGCAGTATAACAACATTAAATTTCAAGTCTGGGATTTAGGTAATGACTCTAATTAgcttgtttttattttatgtatGTTTCTTGGTGTATATGTACAAAGTTGTTAAACATATTTTAAACCTACTAGTGTCTTGGAGATGAACATGTAATTTTAAAAAGGAAGAAATCTAGACACATGTTATCTTTCTATCCTTAGGTACATAGAAAGAATGAAAACTACATATGATAAAGAGTTTCTATCCTAACAGTGTTGCACTCTAACTTTTCAGGTTTTGCATTCCTTTGAATTCTCTCAAACTATGCCGCCAAAAAAGTCCAAGAAGAAGAATATATCAACTCAAGATGAAATCACACAACCTCAATTCACTCAACCCCAAACCAATCAATCCCAACCTATTCCATATCTTACTCAACCCCAACCCACTCCACCTCAACCTATTCCATATCTTATTCAACCTCAACTCACTCACCCCCAACCTAGTCCTCATATCATTCAACTCACTCAACCCAAACCTAGTCCTCATATCATTCAACTCACTCAATATCAAGCTCAACCTCAACCCCAAACTATTCCATATCCAAGTAGGCCTCAACTCACTCAACTCCGACCACAACCCCAACCTATTCCACATCCAATTCGATCTCAACTCACTCAACCACTGTCTAGATCTATATCCCAATCCCATCATTCTCATGCTCGTCCTCATTCCACCCAATCTCACCCTTTACCAACTCAACCCCAACCCAATCAACCTCAATCTCGATCATGGCCTAAACCCACCCAATCTCACACTCAACCTTCTCAACCTCAACCTAATCAACCTCAATCTCGACCTATCCCTTCTCAACTTCATCCTAGTCAACCTTAATCTCGACCTATCCCTTCTCAACCACATCCTAGTCAACATCAATCTCGAGCTATCCCTTCTCAACCTCAACCTCATTCTCAACATCCATCTCGACCCATCCCTTCTCAAGTTATGGTCATTGAAGCCCCATCTTCATCTAGCCATGTTAGTGGAGACACCGTTGGAACTAAAATCCAAATACTTCCGGAAGGTGATGGGTGAGTCTCTTACTCGCATTATTTTCACCACATTAAGTCAATATTTGTGCTTAAAATGTCTTTTTTCAGGTTTGATCATCATAAATTGGTAGTTGCAGAAATTTCCCACATCATACGCACTCATTTGAGTGAGGGAAAACCATCATGGAAGAAATTATCATCTAATCAAAGAAATTCTTTCGTTGACATATTTCAGGTAATATAAACATTTCCTAAACATTTGAGTTAGGTTAGGATTGATTAATCTATGGCTTGTTTATTGATTTTTGGAGAGGTGCTTTTCTTAATGTGTCAGCCTTCCTCAACtaaacattattttaaatttaaacacttGATATTGTTTATTTGCCCAATaccaacactttttctttttacGTATCTTCAAACTTATTTGATAGCTCAATTTACATAAAGGCTTATTTTACAATATGTTTTAAGATATGTGACAGAGCATTCACAGATAATGTGACAATTATAAAACATAGCCATAGCTCCATTTAATTTATTGAATATATTTTTCTCTTATTtgctttttttaataaatagttatTACATTTGTCTTTAGAATCTAGGTTAACTCTTGGTTAAGAATGTCTCTGTCAAGTTAGTGGAAAACACATGATATGGATCATACTATAAGTTTGCTATGACTTAGGTGTGGAGAACACATGATACCAACTCAATAATTTGCCACGCACACCTACCCTTCGATCTCTTATGTGGCTTCTTAATCACTTTTCTTTGGGTTCTATCTGAAATTTGGATAACGATGCTATTCTGGATAATTACCCTTCAATCTCCACTTTGTAGTACAAAAACTAtctgttctggaccggcccaatccaATGAATTAGGCCATTCCCGCCTTCGGCCCAATTTACTTTAGAGCGCACGTGGTGGTTTCCATCCGACCAGAATGGGCAAACTTGCCAAGTACCTGACCACGAGGACCCCTCGTGCTCGGTAAATAACCAGTCCATGCGTCTCCTAAATATTCGCCCCAGAAGGAGGAGTCCAATCCGCTCGAAAAACATCTTATAAATAGCCCTCTGcatacagagggcaaggtaatcttttcttaccccaaaaaagccctctcactttgttgtaccttgtggaatacacacttactttggcatcagagtgccttgcaggtacaacac harbors:
- the LOC131634013 gene encoding uncharacterized protein LOC131634013 — encoded protein: MPPKKSKKKNISTQDEITQPQFTQPQTNQSQPIPYLTQPQPTPPQPIPYLIQPQLTHPQPSPHIIQLTQPKPSPHIIQLTQYQAQPQPQTIPYPSRPQLTQLRPQPQPIPHPIRSQLTQPLSRSISQSHHSHARPHSTQSHPLPTQPQPNQPQSRSWPKPTQSHTQPSQPQPNQPQSRPIPSQLHPSQP